A stretch of Shinella zoogloeoides DNA encodes these proteins:
- a CDS encoding DUF1156 domain-containing protein, translated as MTVTVKPPKKLIEVALPLDAINESAAREKSIRHGHPSTLHLWWARRPLAAARAVIFAQMVNDPSWKWELEHPGEIPPNNIKASWAASRNRLFAIIKDLVKWENTTNEAVLQKARAEIRKSWRETCELNKAHPQAAELFDPEKLPAFHDPFAGGGALPLEAQRLGLESYASDLNPVAVLINKAMIEIPPKFAGRPPVNPEARASRDAWSKQWEGAQGLAEDVRYYGQWMREQAQKHIGHLYPPVEITSDMAKERPDLKPLIGQKLTVIAWIWARTVKSPNPAFRHVDVPLASTFVLSSKEGKQSYVQPIIDGDKYHFAVKVGRPPAGAKEGTTAGKRAAFRCLMSGVPVDYNHIRSEGKAGRMGTRLMAIVAEGARGRVYLSPSPQHEIAAAKAQPEWRPDMPLPDNPRDFKTPNYGLSTFGELFTSRQLVALTTFGDLVVASRNKIIEDAHAAGLNDDGVGLDVGGAGARAYAESVAVYLAFSIDKSADYWSTICTWHSSKELIRNTFGRQAIPITWDYVETNVFSDSTGNVSSGIEWAQKAIVNFPAKPDGHATQADAQRQSISLRKIISTDPPYYDNIGYADLSDFFYIWLRRSLRQVFPELFATLAVPKAEELVATPYRHGSKERAETFFLNGMTQAMQQLCEQAHPSSPVTIYYAFKQSETETAEGTSSTGWETFLDAVIRSGFALTGTWPMRTELENRMIGSGTNALASSIVLVCRARPAAAETVSRRAFLRELNQVLPEALDEMTRGSGDDRSPVAPVDLSQAIIGPGMAVFSKYAAVLEADGTPMTVQTALRLINRFLAEDDFDHDSQFCLHWFEQYGWKEGRFGEADTLARAKGTSVDGVKQSGVLFAAGGVVRLLKWAEYPTDWNPLGDERLPVWEALHHLIRIFKAEGESGAGKVLAAVAAKAEATRQLSYRLYTLCERAGWAEDARAYNEIITSWSAIESAAAAAPKAHQGELFG; from the coding sequence ATGACCGTAACCGTGAAACCCCCGAAGAAGCTGATCGAAGTCGCGCTGCCGTTGGATGCGATCAACGAGTCTGCCGCACGCGAGAAGTCGATCCGGCACGGGCATCCGAGTACCCTGCATCTGTGGTGGGCGCGGCGGCCGCTTGCCGCGGCGCGCGCCGTGATCTTCGCGCAGATGGTCAACGATCCGTCGTGGAAATGGGAGCTTGAGCACCCGGGCGAGATTCCGCCGAACAACATTAAGGCGAGCTGGGCCGCGAGCCGGAATCGGCTCTTCGCCATCATCAAGGATTTGGTGAAGTGGGAGAACACCACCAACGAGGCCGTGCTGCAAAAGGCGCGGGCGGAGATTCGCAAGTCCTGGCGCGAGACCTGCGAACTCAACAAGGCCCATCCGCAAGCGGCGGAGCTGTTTGACCCCGAAAAGCTGCCAGCCTTCCACGATCCGTTCGCAGGTGGCGGGGCGCTGCCGCTTGAGGCGCAGCGCCTTGGGCTTGAATCCTATGCTTCCGACCTCAATCCGGTCGCCGTCCTCATCAATAAGGCGATGATCGAGATTCCCCCGAAATTCGCCGGACGGCCGCCGGTGAACCCGGAAGCACGCGCCAGCCGTGATGCTTGGAGCAAGCAATGGGAGGGCGCACAGGGTCTCGCGGAGGACGTGCGCTATTACGGTCAGTGGATGCGCGAGCAAGCACAGAAGCACATCGGCCATCTCTATCCGCCGGTCGAGATCACATCGGATATGGCAAAGGAGCGACCCGACCTGAAGCCGCTGATTGGCCAGAAACTTACCGTCATTGCGTGGATATGGGCGCGAACGGTCAAGAGTCCCAATCCCGCCTTCCGGCATGTGGATGTACCACTTGCTTCGACTTTCGTTCTTTCGAGCAAAGAAGGAAAACAATCCTACGTTCAACCGATCATTGACGGTGACAAATACCATTTTGCCGTAAAGGTCGGTAGGCCGCCGGCCGGCGCAAAGGAAGGCACCACCGCTGGAAAACGAGCAGCATTTCGCTGCCTGATGTCCGGTGTCCCTGTGGACTACAACCACATCCGCTCAGAAGGTAAGGCGGGTCGCATGGGTACGCGCTTGATGGCTATCGTGGCCGAAGGCGCACGAGGCCGCGTCTATCTCTCCCCATCGCCTCAGCACGAAATCGCGGCCGCAAAAGCTCAGCCGGAATGGAGGCCCGATATGCCTCTTCCCGACAACCCCCGCGATTTCAAGACGCCGAATTATGGCCTTAGTACCTTCGGCGAACTTTTCACATCACGCCAGCTTGTCGCGCTGACGACCTTCGGTGATCTCGTTGTCGCCAGCAGAAACAAGATCATAGAGGATGCACATGCTGCAGGATTGAATGACGACGGGGTAGGACTCGATGTCGGGGGGGCAGGAGCGCGTGCTTACGCGGAGTCCGTAGCTGTCTATTTGGCTTTCTCGATTGATAAATCTGCTGACTATTGGTCAACGATCTGCACATGGCATTCTAGCAAGGAGCTGATCCGCAACACCTTTGGCAGACAAGCTATCCCTATAACGTGGGATTATGTCGAAACGAACGTCTTCTCAGACTCAACGGGAAACGTATCGAGCGGCATTGAATGGGCGCAAAAAGCAATAGTAAATTTCCCTGCAAAACCAGATGGTCATGCGACACAGGCAGATGCCCAACGTCAGAGCATTAGTCTGAGAAAGATTATATCCACCGATCCGCCATACTACGACAACATTGGCTATGCCGATCTTTCGGATTTCTTCTATATTTGGCTTCGTCGGTCGTTGCGGCAGGTTTTCCCCGAACTTTTTGCCACGCTTGCGGTCCCCAAGGCCGAAGAGCTTGTAGCTACTCCCTACCGGCATGGCAGCAAAGAGCGGGCTGAGACGTTTTTCCTCAACGGCATGACGCAAGCGATGCAGCAGCTTTGCGAGCAGGCGCATCCTTCATCACCTGTCACCATCTATTATGCTTTCAAACAATCTGAGACGGAAACCGCCGAAGGCACTTCCAGCACCGGATGGGAAACCTTCTTGGATGCCGTAATCCGGTCCGGCTTTGCCCTCACCGGCACATGGCCTATGCGAACAGAGCTTGAGAATCGGATGATTGGATCGGGAACAAATGCCCTTGCATCCAGCATTGTCTTGGTTTGTCGTGCGCGCCCGGCAGCAGCGGAAACCGTTTCCCGCCGAGCTTTCCTGCGCGAACTGAATCAGGTGCTGCCAGAGGCGCTTGACGAGATGACGCGCGGCTCCGGCGACGACCGTTCACCCGTCGCGCCCGTTGATCTTTCACAGGCCATCATCGGCCCCGGCATGGCGGTATTCTCGAAATACGCCGCCGTGCTGGAGGCGGACGGCACGCCAATGACGGTGCAAACCGCGTTGCGGCTTATCAACCGCTTCCTCGCCGAGGATGATTTCGATCACGACTCCCAATTCTGCCTGCACTGGTTTGAGCAGTACGGCTGGAAGGAAGGCCGCTTCGGCGAGGCCGACACCCTTGCCCGCGCCAAGGGGACGAGCGTTGACGGTGTGAAGCAGTCGGGCGTTCTCTTTGCTGCCGGCGGCGTTGTCCGGCTGCTGAAATGGGCGGAATACCCGACCGACTGGAATCCGCTCGGCGACGAGCGCCTGCCGGTATGGGAGGCCCTGCATCACCTGATCCGCATCTTCAAAGCCGAAGGTGAGAGCGGCGCGGGCAAGGTGCTTGCGGCCGTCGCGGCTAAAGCCGAGGCGACGCGGCAGCTTTCCTATCGCCTCTATACGCTTTGCGAGCGGGCGGGCTGGGCGGAGGATGCCCGCGCCTATAACGAGATCATAACGAGCTGGAGCGCCATCGAGTCCGCCGCCGCAGCGGCACCGAAGGCGCATCAAGGCGAGCTGTTTGGCTGA
- a CDS encoding helicase-related protein: MKLEEIKSGLSLSGIEPSQVVTVVAVVPLGEGSVQLIYRTPDGAMKERLLNRGDEPSVDVATAERPFSFDGDGAAFQLACEAKRIDLAFLFDPMMAVHSSNVEPLPHQITAVYESLLPRQPLRFVLADDPGAGKTIMAGLYIRELIMRADSHRILIVAPGSLVEQWRDELYEKFGLEFHVYSPLLEQTSPSGNPFDDYPRLIVRLDQLSRNEELQDKLCAPGWDLAVFDEAHKLSAHYFGSKLEKTGRFRFAEKLGAHVRHLLLMTATPHNGKEEDYQLFLSLLDSDRFYGKFRDGVHKVDASDLMRRMVKEELVKFDGTPLFPERKAYTVNYELSQIEAALYEAVTNYVQTEMGKADQLEGARKGSVGFALTALQRRLASSPEAIFQSLKRRRERLENRLRDEKLGIKGRHALAETYAGAPEDDDDLSAEEQETLEENLIDDATAAKTVVELEAEIVILKGLEEQAKAVVASGQDRKWDELSRILQNHPETRDAAGRQRKIIIFSEHRDTLNYLQARIAGVLGNPDAIVAIHGGTHRDERRRLQALFRSDPDVRVLVATDAAGEGVNLQNANLMVNYDLPWNPNRLEQRFGRIHRIGQTEVCHLWNLVAKETREGDVYHRLLLKLEVESQALHGRVFDILGEVFEETSLKDLLVEAIRYGDRPEVRARLTQKIDKALDHDHLKSLLNRNALAQETMSADRLFAVKEEMEKAEARRLQPYFVRAFFSKALDALGGTAHPREAGRYEISHVPSVIRERDRRLTGRNRRDHEPVLRRYSRICFERQAIQPLDKAGLERAVLMHPGHPLMLAMSDMILEQHTNLLRQGSILVDPSDEGLDPALLILLTHEIKSGDNTVLSKRLQFVRVAPDGQASFAGWAPHLDLEPLPEAERPLLKDVLDAPWLSSGQEARALSLAATTLVPEHYGEVAQRRIDHVEKTLNAVHERLSKEIAFWQDRWMKLKDDAEVGKDVRLNLQNVERTLGDLQGRLDNRKKELQAMRHVVNGTPVVLGAALIVPAGLMNKLRGDEPADPVAATFAADAAARSRIEHLAMSAVRQAEEARGCRVVDVSAAKCGWDLTSYPPAVDGRQPDPKHIEVKGRVKGASTITITRNEMLYAFNQGDKFVLAVAIVGEDDAIDGPHYIPSPFDREPGWGVASINFSLGDLLAKAEAR, encoded by the coding sequence ATGAAGCTCGAAGAAATCAAGTCTGGCCTGAGTCTATCCGGGATCGAACCGTCCCAAGTCGTGACGGTCGTTGCTGTCGTGCCCCTTGGGGAAGGCTCTGTCCAGCTCATCTACCGGACGCCGGACGGCGCGATGAAGGAACGGCTTCTCAACAGGGGCGACGAGCCTTCGGTCGATGTCGCCACGGCCGAGCGTCCCTTCTCCTTCGACGGTGACGGCGCGGCTTTCCAGCTTGCTTGCGAGGCGAAGCGGATCGACCTCGCCTTCCTCTTTGATCCGATGATGGCCGTCCACAGCTCGAATGTGGAACCGCTGCCTCACCAGATCACCGCCGTCTATGAGTCGCTTCTGCCCCGGCAGCCCTTGCGGTTCGTCCTCGCGGACGATCCCGGTGCCGGCAAGACGATCATGGCGGGCCTCTATATCCGCGAACTCATCATGCGCGCGGATTCACACCGTATCCTGATCGTCGCGCCCGGTAGCCTTGTCGAGCAATGGCGAGACGAGCTTTACGAGAAATTCGGTCTGGAGTTTCACGTCTATTCGCCGCTTCTGGAGCAGACCTCGCCGAGCGGAAACCCGTTCGACGACTATCCCCGCCTTATCGTCCGGCTCGATCAGCTCTCCCGCAACGAGGAGCTTCAGGACAAGCTTTGCGCGCCGGGCTGGGATTTGGCCGTCTTCGACGAAGCGCACAAACTCTCCGCGCACTATTTCGGTTCCAAGCTGGAAAAGACGGGCCGTTTCCGCTTCGCCGAGAAGCTGGGCGCGCATGTCCGGCACCTTTTGTTGATGACGGCGACGCCGCACAACGGCAAGGAAGAGGACTACCAGCTTTTCCTTTCATTGCTCGATTCCGACCGCTTCTACGGCAAGTTCCGCGACGGCGTTCACAAGGTCGACGCCTCCGACCTCATGCGCCGCATGGTCAAGGAGGAACTGGTCAAGTTCGACGGCACGCCGCTCTTCCCAGAGCGCAAGGCGTACACCGTCAACTACGAACTCTCGCAGATCGAAGCGGCCTTGTATGAGGCCGTGACCAACTATGTGCAGACCGAAATGGGCAAGGCTGACCAACTCGAAGGCGCGCGCAAGGGATCGGTCGGCTTTGCCCTTACCGCGCTGCAACGGCGTCTCGCTTCAAGTCCCGAAGCGATCTTCCAATCGCTGAAGCGCCGCCGCGAGCGGCTTGAGAACCGGCTGCGCGACGAAAAGCTCGGCATCAAGGGGCGGCACGCCCTCGCCGAGACCTATGCCGGCGCGCCGGAGGACGATGACGACCTGAGCGCGGAGGAGCAGGAGACCCTTGAGGAAAACCTGATCGACGACGCCACGGCGGCCAAGACCGTTGTCGAGCTTGAGGCCGAGATCGTCATCCTGAAGGGGCTGGAGGAGCAGGCCAAGGCCGTCGTCGCCTCCGGGCAGGATCGCAAATGGGATGAGTTGTCAAGAATCCTTCAGAATCACCCTGAAACCCGCGACGCCGCCGGTCGGCAGCGCAAGATCATCATCTTCTCCGAACACCGCGACACGCTGAATTACCTTCAGGCGCGGATTGCCGGCGTGCTTGGCAATCCCGACGCCATCGTGGCCATCCACGGCGGCACCCATCGGGACGAGCGCCGTCGCCTTCAGGCGCTCTTTCGCTCCGATCCCGATGTCCGGGTGCTGGTGGCGACCGACGCCGCAGGCGAAGGCGTCAATCTTCAGAACGCGAACCTCATGGTCAACTATGACCTGCCGTGGAACCCGAACCGGCTGGAACAGCGGTTTGGCCGTATCCACCGCATCGGGCAGACCGAGGTTTGCCACCTGTGGAATCTGGTCGCCAAGGAGACCCGCGAAGGCGATGTCTATCACCGCCTGCTTCTGAAGCTGGAGGTCGAGAGCCAAGCCCTGCACGGGCGCGTATTCGACATTCTTGGCGAGGTCTTCGAGGAGACCAGCCTAAAGGATTTGCTGGTCGAGGCGATCCGCTACGGCGACCGGCCCGAAGTCCGCGCCCGCCTGACGCAGAAGATCGACAAGGCGCTCGACCACGATCACCTAAAATCCCTCTTGAATCGCAACGCGCTCGCCCAGGAGACGATGAGCGCGGATCGACTGTTCGCCGTGAAGGAGGAAATGGAGAAGGCGGAGGCCCGACGGCTTCAGCCCTACTTCGTCCGTGCCTTCTTCTCCAAGGCCCTCGACGCGCTCGGCGGCACAGCGCATCCGCGCGAGGCCGGCCGTTATGAGATCAGCCATGTTCCTTCGGTGATCCGCGAGCGTGACCGCCGCCTGACCGGCCGGAACCGCCGCGACCATGAGCCGGTCTTGCGGCGCTACAGCCGCATTTGCTTTGAACGTCAGGCCATCCAACCGCTCGACAAGGCGGGACTGGAGCGCGCCGTTCTCATGCACCCCGGCCATCCGCTCATGCTCGCCATGTCGGATATGATCCTGGAGCAGCACACCAACCTTCTCCGGCAGGGTTCGATCCTTGTTGACCCGTCCGATGAAGGACTCGACCCGGCGCTGCTGATCCTGCTGACGCATGAGATCAAGTCCGGCGACAACACCGTGCTATCCAAGCGCCTGCAATTCGTGCGGGTTGCCCCGGATGGGCAGGCGAGCTTCGCCGGATGGGCGCCTCATCTCGACCTTGAGCCTTTGCCGGAGGCCGAGCGCCCCTTGCTCAAGGACGTGCTCGACGCGCCTTGGCTGTCCTCCGGTCAGGAGGCGCGTGCCTTGTCCCTTGCCGCGACGACGCTGGTGCCGGAGCACTATGGCGAGGTCGCGCAGCGGCGCATCGACCATGTGGAAAAGACCCTGAACGCCGTCCATGAGCGGCTGAGCAAGGAAATCGCCTTCTGGCAGGATCGTTGGATGAAACTGAAGGACGACGCCGAAGTCGGAAAGGACGTGCGGCTCAACCTTCAGAATGTCGAGCGCACGCTTGGCGACCTTCAGGGCCGTTTGGACAATCGGAAGAAAGAGCTTCAGGCCATGCGCCATGTCGTGAACGGCACGCCGGTCGTGCTGGGCGCGGCGCTGATCGTGCCGGCAGGCTTGATGAACAAGCTGCGCGGCGACGAGCCGGCCGACCCGGTGGCGGCGACCTTCGCGGCCGACGCGGCGGCCCGCTCGCGCATCGAGCATCTTGCCATGTCGGCCGTCCGGCAGGCCGAGGAAGCGCGCGGTTGCCGCGTCGTCGATGTTTCCGCCGCAAAATGCGGCTGGGATTTGACTTCATACCCGCCAGCCGTGGACGGCAGGCAGCCCGATCCCAAGCACATAGAGGTGAAGGGCCGGGTGAAGGGCGCGAGCACCATCACGATCACCCGCAACGAAATGCTCTACGCCTTCAATCAGGGTGACAAGTTCGTGTTGGCGGTCGCCATCGTCGGCGAGGACGATGCCATCGACGGCCCGCACTATATTCCCAGCCCGTTCGACCGGGAACCCGGCTGGGGCGTCGCGTCCATCAATTTCAGTTTGGGCGATCTGCTCGCCAAAGCAGAGGCTCGATGA
- a CDS encoding HigA family addiction module antitoxin: MTSIRMKAPAHPGGFVKTEVIEPLGLSVTAAAGVLGITRAALSALLNERADLSPEMAIRIEKAFGVSMETLMRMQNSFDIAEARKKAEAVNVAPYSGKPPQRNLPS; encoded by the coding sequence ATGACCAGCATCCGAATGAAGGCCCCCGCCCATCCCGGCGGCTTCGTGAAGACCGAGGTGATCGAACCTCTCGGCCTGTCGGTCACGGCCGCCGCCGGGGTTCTGGGCATCACCCGTGCGGCCTTGTCAGCCCTGCTCAATGAGCGGGCCGATCTTTCGCCGGAAATGGCGATCCGCATCGAGAAGGCGTTCGGCGTTTCGATGGAAACCCTCATGCGGATGCAGAACAGCTTCGACATCGCCGAGGCACGGAAGAAGGCGGAGGCGGTCAACGTCGCCCCCTATTCCGGCAAGCCGCCGCAGCGAAATCTCCCGTCATGA
- a CDS encoding AAA family ATPase yields MTALRLDTLSLTNFRCFAHCEVAFHPNLTVLVAENGSGKTAVLDAAGAALSVFVNAIYSPEKLRRIERSDVRLIPGQERRMSPCLPTEYEAQATVQGTAVTWKSAVRTYGDKVRPGFRHLGPMKAAAQPFLSDTAVLPLIAYYGTGRLWNEQRQTEYRRSSVTNVGERVAGYADCLTSSSSFKGISAWFEHRFRQTASPSFRESLQANLAMIEGVKTATDTVLQPTGWSSLRWDDELHTLTAKHETRGELPLSMLSDGVRTMLALVADVARRCASLNPQLSDRAAIKTPGVLIVDEVDMHLHPRWQQQVLGLLQSAFPALQIIVSTHSPHVLSTVDKSSIRVFHIDGDDTRIETPLIQTRGVESADVLASVMGVDPVPQTEESSDLNAYRALIEDGKADTPEATSLRERLVAHFGATHPLILESDRLLRFQRFRLAKNRTDGA; encoded by the coding sequence ATGACCGCGCTACGTCTCGACACGCTATCGCTGACGAATTTCCGCTGCTTCGCCCATTGCGAGGTCGCGTTCCACCCCAACCTGACTGTTCTGGTCGCGGAGAACGGCAGCGGTAAAACTGCCGTGCTCGACGCCGCCGGAGCTGCGCTGTCGGTATTCGTCAACGCGATCTATTCGCCGGAAAAGCTGCGGCGAATCGAGCGGAGCGACGTGCGCCTGATCCCCGGTCAGGAGCGCAGGATGTCCCCATGCCTTCCGACCGAATACGAAGCGCAGGCAACCGTTCAGGGTACGGCCGTGACATGGAAGAGCGCCGTTAGAACCTACGGTGACAAAGTGCGTCCTGGCTTCCGGCACCTTGGCCCAATGAAAGCGGCTGCGCAGCCATTCCTATCCGATACGGCTGTTCTTCCGCTCATTGCCTATTACGGAACGGGTCGCCTCTGGAACGAGCAACGGCAGACCGAATATCGCCGTTCCTCCGTCACCAATGTCGGAGAGCGCGTCGCTGGCTATGCCGATTGCCTCACGTCGTCTTCGTCCTTCAAGGGCATTTCGGCATGGTTCGAGCACCGTTTCAGGCAGACGGCATCGCCGTCATTCCGGGAGAGTCTGCAAGCCAATCTCGCGATGATCGAAGGCGTGAAGACTGCCACAGACACGGTTCTTCAGCCGACCGGCTGGTCAAGTCTCCGCTGGGATGACGAGCTTCATACGCTGACCGCCAAGCACGAGACGCGGGGCGAGCTGCCGCTGTCCATGCTGAGCGACGGCGTGCGCACCATGCTTGCGCTTGTCGCCGATGTTGCGCGTCGCTGCGCCAGCCTCAATCCGCAACTGAGTGATCGGGCCGCCATCAAGACCCCCGGCGTTCTCATCGTCGATGAAGTGGACATGCACCTGCATCCCCGCTGGCAGCAGCAGGTGCTCGGCTTGCTGCAAAGCGCGTTCCCGGCCCTACAGATCATCGTCAGCACGCACAGCCCGCATGTCCTTTCGACCGTCGATAAGTCGTCGATCCGCGTCTTCCATATCGACGGCGACGATACGCGCATCGAAACCCCCCTGATCCAGACACGGGGCGTTGAGAGCGCCGATGTGCTGGCCTCGGTCATGGGCGTGGACCCGGTCCCGCAGACGGAAGAGTCGAGCGACTTGAACGCCTACCGCGCCCTCATTGAGGACGGCAAGGCAGACACGCCGGAAGCAACGTCTCTGCGGGAACGCCTGGTCGCGCATTTTGGGGCGACGCATCCGTTGATATTGGAGTCCGACCGGCTCCTCCGCTTCCAGCGGTTCCGGCTTGCCAAGAACCGGACGGACGGAGCCTGA
- a CDS encoding retron system putative HNH endonuclease, whose amino-acid sequence MRKLDRAICPAPACLGSYTHGVHKWDNVSSAEKGEIRTQLEAMQGRRCAYCEGSIDSLGQHIEHFRRKSLHPALTFDWNNLFWSCDQTDSCGHFKDRGAGPYNVVDLIDPCLDDPDAFFVFRADGTISVRNGLSAQDEHRARETLRVFSLNPQWGRLRNMRQAAVSGYVDSANDAFDAGLTPADIRAYFAQELQAAHDLPFYTAIRHVLTERQ is encoded by the coding sequence ATGAGGAAACTTGATCGCGCGATCTGCCCGGCACCGGCCTGCCTTGGCAGCTACACCCACGGCGTTCACAAATGGGACAACGTGTCATCCGCCGAAAAGGGAGAAATCAGAACGCAGCTTGAAGCTATGCAAGGCCGTCGTTGCGCATATTGCGAGGGTAGCATCGACAGCCTCGGCCAACATATCGAGCACTTCCGTCGCAAGAGTCTCCATCCAGCCCTGACGTTCGATTGGAACAATCTCTTCTGGTCCTGCGACCAGACGGACTCCTGCGGCCATTTCAAGGATCGCGGCGCTGGCCCCTATAATGTGGTGGACCTCATCGACCCTTGCCTTGATGACCCCGATGCCTTCTTCGTCTTCCGGGCCGACGGCACGATCAGCGTGCGGAACGGCTTGTCGGCGCAGGACGAACATCGGGCGCGAGAGACGTTGCGCGTCTTTTCATTGAATCCCCAATGGGGCCGCTTGAGGAATATGCGCCAAGCCGCCGTCTCTGGCTATGTCGATAGCGCCAATGACGCTTTCGATGCTGGCCTGACGCCTGCTGATATTCGCGCCTATTTCGCGCAGGAGCTTCAGGCTGCCCATGACCTGCCATTTTACACGGCCATCCGGCATGTGCTGACGGAAAGACAATAA
- a CDS encoding plasmid maintenance system killer has protein sequence MKIRNVVHPGLRSLIAEDEPAGPRSIDVSRLRRILSFLQDMAGASELRCVAGWTVQPPSGAGRGKWELRAAPVGALTFKIDAPGGEIADLDYEGTAETWAQAQ, from the coding sequence ATGAAGATTCGGAACGTGGTCCATCCGGGCTTGCGCTCTCTCATCGCAGAGGACGAACCGGCCGGCCCGCGAAGCATCGACGTTTCGAGGTTGCGGCGCATCCTGTCTTTCCTTCAGGACATGGCCGGGGCATCGGAGCTTCGCTGCGTCGCCGGCTGGACGGTTCAACCGCCGTCCGGTGCCGGACGGGGAAAATGGGAGCTACGGGCCGCACCGGTCGGCGCGCTCACGTTCAAAATCGACGCACCGGGCGGCGAGATCGCTGACCTTGACTATGAGGGAACGGCTGAAACGTGGGCGCAAGCGCAATGA
- a CDS encoding septal ring lytic transglycosylase RlpA family protein encodes MKTNASRFGKGLRLIAIPLICAGLAACATTTPAPKKKARSKEFFAESEYGVKASPRVVEDGQPVPKGGGRYQLGKAYQVRGKWYRPKEEMGYSKTGLASWYGAAFHGRKTANGEVYDRYHLSAAHPTFPLPSYARVTNLENGTSVVVRVNDRGPFHENRLIDVSSKTADLLDMKRTGTAKVRVQYVGKAPLEGNDMPYLMASYVTKGSRVPAVDPGGQIATGVMVASADSDAMPGVGQGEGYLKVPEQSAMTALAKTAPVSDAFQAMEQFALLPEIGPMPIERPNFVPLPSSGSSYAAAYADERVRDASGAFDAILTMDGQLTPFSALADNAG; translated from the coding sequence TTGAAGACGAATGCGAGCCGTTTCGGCAAGGGCCTGCGGCTTATCGCGATTCCGCTGATCTGCGCCGGCCTTGCGGCCTGCGCCACGACGACACCGGCGCCCAAGAAAAAGGCCCGCAGCAAGGAATTCTTCGCCGAGTCGGAATATGGCGTCAAGGCCAGCCCGCGCGTCGTCGAGGATGGCCAGCCCGTGCCGAAGGGCGGCGGGCGCTATCAGCTCGGCAAGGCCTATCAGGTCCGCGGCAAGTGGTATCGTCCGAAGGAGGAGATGGGCTACAGCAAGACCGGTCTTGCCTCCTGGTATGGCGCTGCCTTCCACGGCCGCAAGACGGCGAACGGAGAGGTCTACGACCGCTACCACCTTTCCGCGGCGCATCCGACATTCCCGCTGCCGAGCTATGCGCGCGTCACCAATCTGGAAAACGGCACCTCCGTCGTCGTCCGCGTCAACGACCGCGGCCCCTTCCATGAAAACCGCCTGATCGACGTCTCCTCCAAGACAGCCGACCTGCTCGACATGAAGCGTACCGGAACGGCCAAGGTGCGCGTGCAATATGTCGGCAAGGCGCCGCTCGAAGGCAACGACATGCCCTATCTCATGGCATCCTACGTCACCAAGGGCTCGCGCGTTCCGGCGGTTGATCCGGGCGGCCAGATCGCGACCGGCGTCATGGTCGCTTCCGCCGACAGCGACGCGATGCCGGGTGTCGGGCAGGGCGAGGGCTATCTGAAAGTGCCCGAGCAGAGCGCGATGACGGCGCTCGCCAAGACCGCGCCGGTCTCGGACGCCTTCCAGGCCATGGAGCAGTTCGCCCTTCTGCCGGAGATCGGCCCGATGCCGATCGAGCGGCCGAATTTCGTTCCGCTGCCGTCCTCCGGCTCCAGCTATGCCGCAGCCTATGCGGATGAGCGGGTGCGCGACGCTTCGGGTGCCTTCGACGCCATCCTGACGATGGACGGACAACTGACGCCGTTTTCCGCGCTCGCCGACAATGCCGGTTAA